From a region of the Salvelinus fontinalis isolate EN_2023a unplaced genomic scaffold, ASM2944872v1 scaffold_0071, whole genome shotgun sequence genome:
- the LOC129842855 gene encoding gastrula zinc finger protein XlCGF17.1-like isoform X1, with amino-acid sequence MASVKLEDCSQTLELNVNIKDEEEEENIGKSVSHGDHVETFSTSREQQQEDHRAKRSHHCPHCVEIFPFLSKLKIHLQIHTGEKPYSCSDCGVSFARLDTLKTHQRIHTGEKPYYCPDCGDSFSQMSSLKAHQQIHTGEKPYSCSDCGKSFSRSDTLKSHERIHTGEKPYSCSDCGKCFKTLTELKVHQRTHTGERRYFCSDCGKCFKTSTELNLHQRTHTGEKPYFCSDCGKSFSRLDSLKTHERIHTGENPYSCSDCVKCFKTSTELKVHQRTHTGEKPYYCSVCGKCFKTSNELKVHQRTHTREKPYVCSGCGKSFSHQSNLKTHQRVH; translated from the exons atggcatcagtgaagctggaggattgcagtcaaacactggagctgaatgtcaacattaaagatgaagaagaggaggagaatattgggaaatctgtttctcatg gagaccatgttgagacattctctacatccagagagcaacagcaggaagatcacagagctaagaggtctcaccactgcccacattgtgtggagattttcccatttctatcaaagctaaaaatacatctacaaatacacacaggagagaagccttactcctgctctgactgtggggtgAGTTTCGCTCGACTGGATACcttaaaaacacaccaacgtatacatacgggagagaagccttactactGCCCTGACTGTGGGGATAGTTTCTCTCAAATGAGCAGCTTAAAAGCACACCAAcaaatacatacaggagagaagccttactcctgctctgattgtgggaagagtttctcccGATCGGATACCTTGaaatcacatgaacgtatacatacaggagagaagccatactcctgttctgactgtggaaaatgcttcaaaacatTAACTGAGCTAAAAGTACATCAGAGAACACATACAGGAGAGAGGCgttacttctgctctgactgtggaaaatgttttaaaacatcaactgagctaaaccttcatcagagaacacatacaggagagaagccttacttctgctctgactgtgggaagagtttctcccGATTGGATtccttaaaaacacatgaacgtatacatacaggagaaaacccttactcctgctctgactgtgtaaaatgcttcaaaacatcaactgagctaaaagttcatcagagaacacacacaggagagaagccttattacTGCTctgtctgtggaaaatgttttaaaacctcaaatgagctaaaagttcaccagagaacacacacaagagagaagccttacgtctgcTCTGGCTGTGGCAAGAGTTTCTCTCACCAGAGCAActtaaaaacacaccaacgtGTACATTAA
- the LOC129842855 gene encoding gastrula zinc finger protein XlCGF17.1-like isoform X2, with protein sequence MNLYVTRNSQKRTGHPSESGSSLGDHVETFSTSREQQQEDHRAKRSHHCPHCVEIFPFLSKLKIHLQIHTGEKPYSCSDCGVSFARLDTLKTHQRIHTGEKPYYCPDCGDSFSQMSSLKAHQQIHTGEKPYSCSDCGKSFSRSDTLKSHERIHTGEKPYSCSDCGKCFKTLTELKVHQRTHTGERRYFCSDCGKCFKTSTELNLHQRTHTGEKPYFCSDCGKSFSRLDSLKTHERIHTGENPYSCSDCVKCFKTSTELKVHQRTHTGEKPYYCSVCGKCFKTSNELKVHQRTHTREKPYVCSGCGKSFSHQSNLKTHQRVH encoded by the exons ATGAATTTATATGTCACCcggaacagccagaagaggactggccacccctcagagtctggttcctctttag gagaccatgttgagacattctctacatccagagagcaacagcaggaagatcacagagctaagaggtctcaccactgcccacattgtgtggagattttcccatttctatcaaagctaaaaatacatctacaaatacacacaggagagaagccttactcctgctctgactgtggggtgAGTTTCGCTCGACTGGATACcttaaaaacacaccaacgtatacatacgggagagaagccttactactGCCCTGACTGTGGGGATAGTTTCTCTCAAATGAGCAGCTTAAAAGCACACCAAcaaatacatacaggagagaagccttactcctgctctgattgtgggaagagtttctcccGATCGGATACCTTGaaatcacatgaacgtatacatacaggagagaagccatactcctgttctgactgtggaaaatgcttcaaaacatTAACTGAGCTAAAAGTACATCAGAGAACACATACAGGAGAGAGGCgttacttctgctctgactgtggaaaatgttttaaaacatcaactgagctaaaccttcatcagagaacacatacaggagagaagccttacttctgctctgactgtgggaagagtttctcccGATTGGATtccttaaaaacacatgaacgtatacatacaggagaaaacccttactcctgctctgactgtgtaaaatgcttcaaaacatcaactgagctaaaagttcatcagagaacacacacaggagagaagccttattacTGCTctgtctgtggaaaatgttttaaaacctcaaatgagctaaaagttcaccagagaacacacacaagagagaagccttacgtctgcTCTGGCTGTGGCAAGAGTTTCTCTCACCAGAGCAActtaaaaacacaccaacgtGTACATTAA